CGCGCCGGCGCTCGCGCGCGCGGCGCGCTCGCCGACGGCGATGCGGCCGTCGCCCGACACCGCGCGTGCGCGCGACGCGTCGCCCTCCGCCCCCGCGAGGCGCGCGAGCGCGCGCAGGCCGCGCTCGCGCGTCCATGCGAAGGCGCGTTCTCCGCGCGCGTCGGTCGCGACGCCGACGATCGTGCGCCCGTCGGCCGAGATCGCGAGCGCGCCGCTCGCGAACGCGCCGCCGGGCAGGTCGCCGAGGCCCTCCATGCCGCTCTCCGCGGTGAAGCGGAAGGCCTCGGGGCCGCGCGCCGACGCGCTCTGGCCGACGACGATCGCGCCGTCCGCCGAGACCGCGCGCGCCTCGCCGCCGGGGAGCCCGCCCGGGAGCTCGCCGAGATCCTGCATGCCGCCGTCGCGCGTCCAGCGCCACGGTCGCGACCACGCGCGCGCGCCGCGCAGCGTCTGACCGGCGCCGACCACGACGCTTCCGTCGGCCGACACGTCGCGCGCGCCGTTCGCGAACAGGCCGGACGCGAGATCGCCGAGCCCGTCCATGCCGTCCTCGCGCGTCCAGCGGAAGGCCTCGGTGCCGGCGCCCGACTGCCCGGTTCCCACGACGACGTCGCCGCGCGCGGACACGGCCGCGGCGCGGCTGCGGAGCGCGCCGCCGCGGAGGTCGCCGAGCGCCTCGAGCCCGCGCTCGCGCGCGAAGCGGAACGCCGCGGTGCGTCCTTCGTCGTCGACGACGGACGCGCCGACGACGACGTCGCCGTCCGCCGAGAGGCCCGTCGCCTCGCTCGCGAACGCGCCGCCGGGCAGGTCGCCGAGCGTCGCGAACGCAGCCGTCGGCGCGCGAGCGTCGCGCGCGGCCGCGGGCTCGCCCGCCGGCGCGCGTGCGCCGGCGGCGGCCGCGGGCTCGGCGGCCGTCGCGTTCGCGCCGAGCGCGAGCCCGGCCGCGCCGAGCGCCAGGGCGGCCGCGATGCCGCTGGCGCGCGCGGCGCCGCGGGCGCGCCGCGCGCGGCGCGTGCGCGCGCGCGAGCGCGCGCGGGCCGCCTAACGAGCACGGCCGCGCTCTTCGACCTCGCGGAAGTCGACGCGGATGAAGAGCGCGTTCGCCTCGGCGGTGAGGGTGTCGCCCGCGTGGCACGTGGCGCGCGCGCGCACGTGGCGCGCGCCGTCGTCGACGATCCAGGCGCGCAGCACGAGGTCGGTCTCGACCGGCGTGATGTTGCGGTAGACGACGTCGAGCTTCGCGGTGACGCCGATCGGGGGCGCGAGCATCTGCGCGCCGCCGAGGAGATCGTCGAAGAGCCCGGCGACGACGCCGCCGTGCACGCCGTGCGGCGGGCCTTCGTAGCGGCGCGCGACGCGCACGCGGCCGACGAGCTGCGCGCCGTCCTCCGACAGCGCGACGCGCATCGGGGGTGCGAGCGGATTGAGGCGCCCTCGGAAGGGGCTCATCTGCTCGTAGTGGAGCTTCGCGCCCGCGCGCTCGGGCGCCTCGGCGTCGACGTCGTACCAGCGCTCGCGCACGGGCCCGTCGAGCAGGCTCGCGAGCTCGCTCGCGAGCGCGTGGGCGCGCGCGAGCGTCGCGTCGTCGACGGCGCGGCTCGTCGCGCGCTCGAGCACCTCGCGGAGCGCGTCGGCGAGCGCGCGCTCGCGCGCGTCGGCGTCGTCGGCTTCGGGCGAGGGGAGCGGCGCGCGCTCGTCGGGCCGCGGGCTCACGTGCGCTGCACTCCTCGGGGCTCCTCGCTCGGTCGCGCCGTCGCGTGCGGATGCGTCGGGCCGCGCGTGCGAGCGCGGGTGGCTCGCGTGCGCGCTCCCTCGCGGGCTCGTTCGCGCTCGGCGGCGCGCCGCTCGCGCGGGAGGTCGCATGGTACGATGCGCGCTCGCGGGTTTCGTGCGCGCCGAGCGCGCCGAGCGCGTCGCGGCGAGCGCGCCGCGCACCTGCCGGCGGAGGCGACCGATGACCGACGACTCCTCGCCGCGTTCCCCTTCCGAGCCGACTCCCGCGCCGCCCCCGACGGCCGGCCGGCGCGTTCCGGGCGCACTCGTCGCGCTCGCGTGGGCCGCGTGCGTGGCGGCCGCCTGGGCGGGCCCGGGCGAGTACTGGGCCGCGCGCTTCGAGGGCATCGACCCGGCGCGCATTCCGTACGGAGGCATCTTCGGGTTCGCGGGCGCGCTGCTCGTCGCGCTCGCCATCACGCCGCTGTGGGTTCGCGATCGGGTCGCGGCGGACGGTGCGCCGGCCTCGCCGCGCCGGCGCCTCTTCGTCTTCGCGGGCGGCGTCGCGGCGGGCCTCGTCGCCTCGGCGCTCGGCGCGTTCGCGCGCGTCTTCGGCTGGTGGACGGTGAGCCGGCCCGTGACCGAGGGCGTGCCCGTGCGGCGCACCGCGAAGGAGCGCCTGCCCGAGTGGCGCGACGCGCACATCGCCGCCCATCGACCGCTCGGCCGCACGGGCTTCGCCGTCTCCGACATCGCGCTCGGCTCGGGCGCGCTCGCGTACTCGCCCGTCGGCGCCGCGATCGCCCGCGCGGCGATCGAGCGCGGCGTCAACTACTTCGACACGGCGCCCGACTACGCGGCGACCGGGACGGAGACGCTGCTCGGCCAGGCGATCGCCGGCCGCCGCGACCGCATGTTCCTCGCGACCAAGTTCTGCACGGGGCAGGGCCACCTGCCGGCGGGCTCGAGCGTCGCCGACTACGTGCGCGTCGTGGAGGAGAGCCTCGGCCGGCTGCGCACCGACTACGTCGACCTCGTGCACGTGCACGCCTGCGACAGCATCGAGCGCCTCATGGACCCGAACGCGCACGAGGCGTTCGACCGGCTGCGCGAGCAGGGCAAGGCGCGCTTCCTCGGCTTCTCGAGCCACACGCCGAACCTCGTGGCCGTCGCGAACCGCGCGATCGAGAG
This Myxococcota bacterium DNA region includes the following protein-coding sequences:
- a CDS encoding PEP-CTERM sorting domain-containing protein, with amino-acid sequence MSARGDVVVGTGQSGAGTEAFRWTREDGMDGLGDLASGLFANGARDVSADGSVVVGAGQTLRGARAWSRPWRWTRDGGMQDLGELPGGLPGGEARAVSADGAIVVGQSASARGPEAFRFTAESGMEGLGDLPGGAFASGALAISADGRTIVGVATDARGERAFAWTRERGLRALARLAGAEGDASRARAVSGDGRIAVGERAARASAGAEESDAEESGADESGAEARASAGVARSTAAVVWLDVGSARERAVDVAAWLEREHGVDLGGLHLLRATAISDDGRAIAGDAVAPDGRREAWLARIGR
- a CDS encoding PaaI family thioesterase; translation: MSPRPDERAPLPSPEADDADARERALADALREVLERATSRAVDDATLARAHALASELASLLDGPVRERWYDVDAEAPERAGAKLHYEQMSPFRGRLNPLAPPMRVALSEDGAQLVGRVRVARRYEGPPHGVHGGVVAGLFDDLLGGAQMLAPPIGVTAKLDVVYRNITPVETDLVLRAWIVDDGARHVRARATCHAGDTLTAEANALFIRVDFREVEERGRAR
- a CDS encoding aldo/keto reductase, translating into MTDDSSPRSPSEPTPAPPPTAGRRVPGALVALAWAACVAAAWAGPGEYWAARFEGIDPARIPYGGIFGFAGALLVALAITPLWVRDRVAADGAPASPRRRLFVFAGGVAAGLVASALGAFARVFGWWTVSRPVTEGVPVRRTAKERLPEWRDAHIAAHRPLGRTGFAVSDIALGSGALAYSPVGAAIARAAIERGVNYFDTAPDYAATGTETLLGQAIAGRRDRMFLATKFCTGQGHLPAGSSVADYVRVVEESLGRLRTDYVDLVHVHACDSIERLMDPNAHEAFDRLREQGKARFLGFSSHTPNLVAVANRAIESGRFAVMMLAYHFGGWSELGSVIDRAHAAGMGVVAMKTLKGAKHRGMEEFVGRRGAYSQAAFRWVLSNPSVSCLVASFYDPQHVDEYIHASGKPLRDDDVALLEEYDRAIAGTHCLAHCGACLDRCPEGLRIDDVLRHRMYFEDYGTQKRAMQDYARLEKRADVCIGCSAPCAGACPFGIAIQERAIEAHRLLTLA